Proteins encoded within one genomic window of Streptomyces taklimakanensis:
- a CDS encoding helix-turn-helix transcriptional regulator, with protein MNDDPVALGQALRHWRDRTSPDDLGLPRGGVRRAPGLRREELAQLAGLSVDYVVRLERGRATSPSPQVLASLARALRLTETERDHLYLLAGQAPPTSGQVSPHVPPSVQRLLDQLNGSPLSVHDATWNLISWNPLWAALMGDPSPWRGKDRNIAWRHFTGRPTRVTHDPDQQDRFETALVSDLRSSAARYPRDAQLTALINDLRGISDRFDDLWDSHTVGFHTTDRKTVHHPGLGPVAVDCDTFTVPGNDLRIAVCSAPAGTATADQFALLNTIGTQVLG; from the coding sequence GTGAATGACGATCCTGTGGCTCTCGGCCAGGCCCTGCGCCACTGGCGCGACCGTACGAGCCCTGACGACCTGGGCCTGCCCCGCGGCGGGGTGCGTCGGGCGCCCGGGCTGCGCCGCGAAGAGCTCGCCCAGCTCGCCGGCCTCTCCGTGGACTATGTCGTCCGCCTGGAGCGGGGCCGGGCCACCTCACCCTCCCCGCAGGTCCTGGCCTCCCTCGCCCGCGCCCTGCGCCTGACCGAGACCGAACGCGACCACCTCTACCTGCTGGCCGGTCAGGCTCCGCCCACCAGCGGCCAGGTCTCCCCGCACGTTCCGCCGAGTGTCCAGCGTCTGCTCGACCAGCTCAACGGCAGCCCACTCAGCGTCCATGACGCCACGTGGAACCTCATTTCGTGGAACCCCCTGTGGGCCGCCCTGATGGGGGACCCGTCCCCCTGGCGCGGCAAGGACCGCAACATCGCCTGGCGGCACTTCACCGGTCGGCCCACCCGCGTCACCCACGACCCCGACCAGCAGGACCGCTTCGAGACCGCCCTCGTCTCCGACCTGCGCTCCTCCGCCGCCCGATACCCCCGGGACGCCCAGCTCACCGCGCTGATCAACGACCTGCGCGGTATCAGCGACCGCTTCGACGACCTCTGGGACTCTCACACGGTCGGCTTCCACACCACCGACAGAAAGACCGTCCACCATCCCGGTCTCGGGCCGGTCGCCGTCGACTGCGACACCTTCACCGTTCCCGGCAACGACCTGCGCATCGCCGTCTGCTCCGCACCGGCAGGCACCGCCACAGCCGACCAGTTCGCCCTGCTGAACACCATCGGAACTCAGGTTCTTGGCTGA
- a CDS encoding SDR family NAD(P)-dependent oxidoreductase, with translation MTTVTVITGANKGLGFETARRLIAAGHTVYAGARDAHRGELAAMALGARPLLIDVTDEASVAEAAHRVRAEAGRVDVLVNNAGIAGPAAPAGELTATDLQHVFDTNVFGAVRTTRAFLPLLQQAARPAIVNVSSALGSLTINADPAAHTELLPAWAPLLAYNSSKAALNMLTAVYAQSFPQISVVSVDPGFTATDLNGHQGTQSVTEGASAIVAAATAEPGTPSPAFVGATGPVPW, from the coding sequence ATGACAACAGTCACCGTGATCACCGGGGCCAACAAGGGCCTCGGATTCGAAACGGCCCGCCGCCTCATCGCCGCGGGTCACACCGTCTACGCCGGTGCCCGCGACGCCCACCGCGGCGAGCTGGCAGCCATGGCCCTGGGAGCCCGTCCGCTACTGATCGACGTCACCGACGAGGCGTCCGTCGCCGAGGCAGCCCACCGGGTGCGCGCCGAGGCGGGCCGGGTGGACGTCCTGGTCAACAACGCCGGCATCGCCGGCCCGGCCGCCCCGGCCGGCGAGCTGACCGCCACTGACCTGCAGCATGTCTTCGACACCAACGTCTTCGGCGCAGTGCGCACCACCCGCGCCTTCCTGCCTCTGCTCCAGCAGGCGGCCCGACCCGCGATCGTCAACGTCTCCAGCGCGCTGGGTTCCCTGACGATCAACGCCGACCCGGCCGCCCACACCGAACTGCTCCCCGCATGGGCGCCGCTGCTGGCCTACAACTCCTCCAAGGCCGCGCTGAACATGCTCACCGCCGTCTACGCACAGTCCTTCCCGCAGATCAGCGTGGTCTCGGTCGACCCCGGATTCACCGCGACCGACCTCAACGGCCATCAGGGCACCCAGAGCGTCACGGAAGGCGCCTCGGCGATCGTCGCCGCCGCCACCGCCGAGCCCGGCACGCCGAGCCCCGCCTTCGTCGGCGCCACCGGCCCCGTGCCCTGGTAG
- a CDS encoding Atu4866 domain-containing protein, producing the protein MSTTDTDIAGWNSKALDEILSNDSGRPVLFTNARILTMDPLIGTMTGADILFVGSLIVAVGPSLFTAAEDDNAIVVDATGTTIVPAVVDTVALAGGRGERSEYVATLTPGNTSDLVVVPDELAADVPGALATLISRPDQVRALVAAGRPVLWAGADAPGRATAPETGIPAAPDLTGSPRVGVWIDQNDFLHQELTADGRYDETRGGRPHAYQGRFWIDGDRIDYLDDLGFWAVGYFRGDELHHVGYIMHLG; encoded by the coding sequence ATGAGCACTACCGACACGGACATCGCGGGCTGGAACTCCAAGGCCCTCGACGAGATCCTCTCGAACGACTCGGGACGTCCCGTCCTGTTCACCAACGCCCGCATCCTGACGATGGACCCGCTGATCGGGACCATGACCGGTGCCGACATCCTGTTCGTCGGCTCCCTGATCGTCGCGGTCGGCCCGTCCCTGTTCACCGCGGCGGAGGACGACAACGCCATTGTCGTCGACGCCACGGGCACGACCATCGTCCCCGCCGTCGTGGACACCGTCGCGCTGGCCGGCGGCCGCGGTGAACGCTCGGAGTACGTCGCGACGCTGACCCCGGGTAACACCAGCGACTTGGTGGTGGTGCCCGACGAACTCGCCGCCGACGTACCGGGGGCCCTGGCCACGCTCATCTCCCGGCCCGATCAGGTCCGCGCGCTGGTCGCGGCCGGCCGGCCCGTGCTGTGGGCCGGCGCCGACGCCCCCGGCCGGGCCACCGCCCCCGAGACGGGCATCCCCGCCGCACCGGACCTGACCGGCAGCCCGCGGGTCGGCGTCTGGATCGACCAGAACGACTTCCTGCACCAGGAACTCACCGCCGACGGTCGCTACGACGAGACGCGGGGCGGCCGTCCGCACGCCTATCAGGGCCGGTTCTGGATCGACGGCGACCGGATCGACTACCTGGACGACCTCGGTTTCTGGGCCGTGGGGTACTTCCGCGGTGACGAGCTGCATCACGTCGGCTACATCATGCACCTGGGCTGA
- a CDS encoding Atu4866 domain-containing protein: protein MTSNDTPRDAHPYVGMWVTADGFIRQELLPNGRYDEARGDRRSAYTGRYTVTGSHLDYIDDTGFTATGDIRDGILFHEHLVLYREGDPRARQGARP from the coding sequence ATGACCAGCAACGACACGCCCCGTGATGCACATCCGTACGTCGGGATGTGGGTGACCGCGGATGGTTTCATCCGCCAGGAACTACTGCCGAACGGCCGCTACGACGAGGCCCGGGGCGACCGACGGAGCGCCTACACCGGCCGCTACACCGTCACCGGCAGCCACCTCGACTACATCGACGACACCGGCTTCACCGCCACCGGTGACATCCGCGACGGCATTCTCTTCCACGAGCACCTCGTGCTCTACCGCGAGGGCGACCCGCGCGCCCGGCAGGGAGCCCGGCCATGA
- a CDS encoding SDR family oxidoreductase, producing the protein MTPSTGHKVVLITGASSGIGEATAKLLAERGHHVVLGARRTERLKGLTENIQTAGGSAEYHPLDVTDAEQMRVFVDAARSRHGRVDVLVNNAGVMPLSKLEALRLDEWNRMIDVNVRGVLHGIAAALPVMQAQHHGQFVNVASIGAHQVSPTAAVYCATKYAVWAISEGLRQEVGGDIRVTTICPGVTESELAESISDPVGREEMRTYRSVAIPASSIGAAIAFAIDQPAEVDVSEIIVRPTASHA; encoded by the coding sequence ATGACCCCCTCCACCGGACATAAGGTCGTCCTCATCACCGGCGCCAGTAGCGGCATCGGCGAGGCGACCGCCAAGCTGCTCGCCGAGCGAGGCCACCATGTCGTCCTCGGCGCCCGCCGCACCGAACGGCTCAAAGGACTCACCGAGAACATCCAGACGGCCGGCGGCAGCGCCGAGTACCACCCTCTGGACGTGACCGACGCCGAACAGATGCGGGTCTTCGTCGACGCCGCCCGCAGCAGGCACGGCCGCGTCGATGTCCTGGTCAACAATGCCGGTGTGATGCCGCTGTCCAAGCTGGAGGCACTCCGGCTCGACGAGTGGAACCGCATGATCGATGTGAACGTCCGCGGCGTCCTGCACGGCATCGCGGCCGCACTGCCGGTCATGCAGGCTCAGCACCACGGCCAGTTCGTCAACGTCGCCTCCATCGGCGCCCACCAGGTCTCCCCGACCGCGGCCGTCTACTGCGCCACCAAGTACGCCGTATGGGCCATCTCGGAGGGCCTGCGGCAGGAGGTCGGCGGCGACATCCGCGTCACCACCATCTGCCCGGGCGTCACCGAGTCCGAACTGGCGGAGTCCATCTCGGACCCGGTGGGCCGCGAGGAGATGCGCACCTACCGCAGCGTCGCCATCCCGGCCTCGTCCATCGGTGCGGCCATCGCGTTCGCCATCGACCAGCCCGCCGAAGTCGACGTCAGCGAGATCATCGTCCGCCCCACCGCAAGCCACGCCTGA
- a CDS encoding GDSL-type esterase/lipase family protein, translating to MTTRTAHAAPADSHYVATWNLQGSNHSSENKWNTGVAQMMTAYRLVALQEAGTVPDSANHVRDHTITSPNGRQWTVEEYTWGGTSTRPGSYVYWLQTDPNGNRVNLALVSATRAEQVDVVEGPYRPALGIRIGTGYYFSIHGSSGNGGGDVPTLLGTIDSAVARHGQNDGRTYQWFALGDYNREPQDGGLGYVVCPPAAPTHPATNPTRYLDFMVRDSGVQLTGHVLAVHLSDHLAVRFSFPPTTSSHQLAERNLRVMPLGDSITYGIGSPTTSGYRAPLWEKLHGRAKSLDFVGSQQSGQLPDRDNEGHSGAMISQIAGAANSSVPLMRPNVVTLHAGTNDMDRGDPAAAPDRLDGLIGQILDDAPDTTVLVATLVPSRNETTQARITGFNKEIRALVAERQGAGQRVGLVDMRAVTTADLADYLHPNDTGYAKMADAFHRGIAAAVHDGWVKEPAGGGNGGCSDTSNRWEERKKIAQGGIHAPARDEIRFADIDGDGRDDYLVVNHETGAVDAWLNRGGDRNGIPGWEERGQIAQGGIHDPERDEIRFADVDGDGRDDYLVMDYKTGAVDAWLNRGGDRNGIPGWEERGQIAQGGIHRSGHDIVRFADVDGDGRDDYLVVNHETGAVDAWLNRGGDRNGIPGWEERGQIAQGGIHDPERDVIRFADIDCDPRDDYLVVNHETGAVDAWLNRGGDRNGIPGWEERGQIASGIGGSGPEFADLDGDGRDDYLQVDPMTGAVDAWLNRGGDPA from the coding sequence GTGACGACGAGAACGGCCCATGCCGCCCCGGCCGACTCGCACTACGTCGCCACCTGGAACCTGCAGGGTTCCAACCACAGCAGCGAGAACAAGTGGAACACCGGCGTGGCGCAGATGATGACCGCGTACCGCCTGGTGGCCCTGCAGGAGGCCGGAACCGTTCCGGACAGCGCCAACCATGTGCGGGACCACACCATCACCTCCCCGAACGGCCGGCAGTGGACGGTGGAGGAGTACACCTGGGGAGGGACGAGCACACGCCCCGGTTCCTACGTCTACTGGCTCCAGACCGATCCCAACGGCAACCGGGTCAACCTGGCGCTGGTCTCGGCCACACGGGCCGAGCAGGTAGATGTCGTCGAGGGCCCCTACCGGCCCGCGCTGGGTATCCGGATAGGCACCGGCTACTACTTCAGCATCCACGGCAGCTCCGGCAACGGAGGTGGAGACGTCCCCACCCTGCTCGGCACCATCGACAGCGCTGTGGCCCGGCACGGCCAGAACGACGGCCGCACCTACCAGTGGTTCGCGCTGGGCGACTACAACCGCGAGCCGCAGGACGGCGGCCTGGGGTACGTGGTGTGCCCGCCGGCCGCCCCCACCCACCCGGCGACCAACCCCACGCGGTACCTGGACTTCATGGTGCGCGACTCGGGGGTGCAGCTGACCGGCCACGTGCTGGCCGTCCACCTCTCCGACCACCTGGCCGTCCGGTTCAGCTTCCCGCCCACGACCTCGTCCCACCAGCTCGCGGAGCGGAACCTGCGGGTGATGCCGCTGGGCGACTCCATCACCTACGGCATCGGCAGTCCGACGACGTCCGGATACCGCGCCCCGCTGTGGGAGAAGCTCCACGGCAGGGCCAAAAGCCTGGACTTCGTCGGCTCGCAGCAGTCCGGGCAGCTGCCCGACCGTGACAACGAGGGGCACTCCGGCGCGATGATCAGCCAGATCGCCGGGGCCGCGAACTCCTCGGTGCCGTTGATGCGGCCGAACGTCGTGACACTGCACGCCGGCACCAACGACATGGACCGTGGAGACCCAGCTGCCGCGCCGGACCGACTCGACGGTCTGATCGGCCAGATCCTCGACGACGCTCCCGACACGACCGTGCTGGTCGCCACCCTGGTGCCCTCCAGGAACGAGACGACTCAGGCCCGGATCACCGGTTTCAACAAGGAGATCCGGGCCCTGGTCGCGGAGCGCCAGGGCGCGGGACAGCGCGTGGGCCTGGTCGATATGAGGGCCGTGACCACCGCCGACCTGGCCGACTACCTGCACCCCAACGACACGGGATACGCGAAGATGGCCGACGCGTTCCACCGCGGTATCGCGGCAGCGGTCCACGACGGCTGGGTCAAGGAGCCTGCCGGCGGTGGGAACGGCGGCTGCAGTGACACATCGAACCGCTGGGAGGAACGGAAAAAGATCGCCCAGGGCGGTATCCACGCCCCCGCGCGCGATGAGATCCGTTTCGCCGACATCGACGGTGACGGCCGCGACGACTACCTGGTGGTGAACCACGAGACGGGAGCGGTGGACGCCTGGCTCAACCGGGGCGGCGACCGCAACGGCATCCCCGGCTGGGAAGAGCGAGGACAGATCGCCCAAGGCGGTATCCACGACCCCGAGCGCGATGAGATCCGTTTCGCCGACGTCGACGGTGACGGCCGCGACGACTACCTGGTGATGGACTACAAAACGGGAGCGGTGGACGCCTGGCTCAACCGGGGCGGCGACCGCAACGGCATCCCCGGCTGGGAGGAACGAGGACAGATCGCCCAAGGCGGTATCCACCGCTCCGGGCACGATATCGTCCGTTTCGCCGACGTCGACGGTGACGGCCGCGACGACTACCTGGTGGTGAACCACGAGACGGGAGCGGTGGACGCCTGGCTCAACCGGGGCGGCGACCGCAACGGCATCCCCGGCTGGGAGGAACGAGGACAGATCGCCCAAGGCGGTATCCACGACCCCGAGCGCGACGTCATCCGTTTCGCCGACATCGACTGCGACCCCCGCGACGACTACCTGGTGGTGAACCACGAGACGGGAGCGGTGGACGCCTGGCTCAACCGGGGCGGCGACCGCAACGGCATCCCCGGCTGGGAGGAACGAGGACAGATCGCCTCGGGCATCGGCGGGAGCGGGCCCGAGTTCGCCGACCTCGACGGCGACGGCCGCGACGACTACCTGCAGGTCGACCCCATGACCGGGGCGGTGGACGCCTGGCTCAACCGGGGCGGCGACCCGGCCTGA
- a CDS encoding IS5 family transposase (programmed frameshift), translating to MGRGDLSDAEWERLRPFLPASNRRCGRRRDHRQVIDGILHRVRTGVQWRDLPERFGPWKTVCERHRLWSADGTWERLLQQIQAAADAADEIDWNVAVDSTIVRAHQHAAGAHTEPPPALAPKGAEPRTPGRNAVAEPRRPPGGGGARGEGLGRSRGGFTTKLHLSADGRCRPLSLIVTPGQRADRTQFKPVPEKIRVPKAGPGRPRKRPDSVADKTYSNRPCREYLRRRGVRHTIPEKTDSQAARLRKGSRGGRPPGFDEERYKKRNTVERTINRLKQHRAVATRYDKRGYVFLGTAAAAALTIWLRT from the exons ATGGGGCGGGGTGATCTGAGTGATGCGGAGTGGGAACGGCTGCGGCCGTTCCTGCCTGCCAGTAACAGGCGTTGTGGCAGACGGCGGGACCATCGGCAGGTGATCGACGGGATTCTGCACCGGGTGCGGACCGGCGTGCAGTGGCGTGATCTGCCTGAACGGTTCGGGCCCTGGAAGACCGTCTGTGAACGCCACCGGCTGTGGTCGGCTGACGGAACCTGGGAGCGTCTGCTCCAGCAGATCCAGGCCGCGGCCGACGCCGCAGACGAGATCGACTGGAATGTCGCGGTCGATTCCACCATCGTTCGCGCCCACCAGCACGCGGCCGGCGCCCATACTGAACCACCACCAGCCCTCGCCCCCAAAGGGGCCGAACCA CGAACACCAGGGCGAAACGCCGTGGCAGAGCCTCGGCGCCCGCCTGGTGGAGGTGGTGCACGAGGTGAGGGCCTGGGTCGCTCGCGCGGCGGGTTCACCACCAAGCTCCACCTGAGCGCGGACGGCCGATGCCGTCCGCTGTCCCTGATCGTCACGCCCGGTCAGCGGGCTGACCGCACCCAGTTCAAACCGGTGCCGGAGAAGATCCGAGTCCCGAAAGCCGGGCCAGGCAGGCCCCGCAAAAGGCCCGACAGCGTCGCCGACAAGACCTATAGCAATCGGCCCTGTCGTGAGTACCTGCGGCGTCGGGGCGTCCGGCACACCATCCCGGAGAAGACCGACAGCCAGGCCGCCCGCCTGCGCAAAGGCTCACGCGGCGGACGGCCACCCGGCTTCGACGAAGAGCGGTACAAGAAGCGCAACACCGTGGAACGGACCATCAACCGACTGAAGCAGCACCGGGCCGTGGCGACTCGCTACGACAAGCGCGGCTACGTCTTCCTCGGAACCGCGGCCGCAGCAGCTCTCACCATCTGGCTCCGGACATGA
- a CDS encoding TetR/AcrR family transcriptional regulator — translation MPDARRPASGGPKAAARNRAALIAAAREIYAEHGLKAPLSAIARRAGVGQGVLYRHFPDRAALAAAVLEENVRQIEKAAQDTDLAGLLGVVTWHLTESAAFISVLHADGTDGGSAVPEYAVALSRRVERALRTLLPQDHPLASEPDDLMIAVGMVSGAVTGPTREHRERRARAAWRLLGVEVGPIRPSEI, via the coding sequence ATGCCCGACGCACGACGCCCCGCCAGTGGCGGCCCCAAGGCTGCTGCCCGCAACCGGGCAGCCCTCATCGCCGCCGCCCGGGAGATCTACGCGGAGCACGGGCTGAAGGCCCCGCTGTCCGCCATCGCACGTCGGGCCGGGGTCGGTCAGGGCGTGCTGTACCGGCATTTCCCCGACCGGGCCGCTCTGGCGGCCGCGGTTCTGGAGGAGAACGTCCGGCAGATCGAGAAGGCGGCGCAGGACACGGATCTGGCCGGACTCCTCGGTGTTGTCACCTGGCACCTGACGGAGTCGGCGGCCTTCATCAGCGTCCTGCACGCCGATGGGACGGACGGAGGCTCCGCTGTCCCCGAGTACGCTGTGGCGCTGTCCCGGCGAGTCGAGCGGGCCCTGCGCACGCTACTGCCTCAGGACCATCCGCTCGCTTCGGAGCCCGACGACCTGATGATTGCCGTCGGCATGGTCTCCGGTGCCGTCACCGGGCCCACCCGCGAGCACCGGGAACGCCGGGCGCGGGCGGCCTGGCGATTGCTCGGTGTCGAGGTGGGACCGATACGGCCCTCCGAGATATGA
- a CDS encoding SMP-30/gluconolactonase/LRE family protein — translation MRRLPIRPLAGLTTIGVLALAGCGTQTSGSTSDPGGPRADRTIRAQQVMRLTQAHQETGMTLLEGPVFDEDGRLLVVDVTAPAGAPKVLRVDVRKKTSEPVHTDDRGAYTSAQFSPYDGRIYLTDFAHGDIVSLAPDGSDPRTFFSGEVDGARMNPDDLAFDQEGNLYVSDSRGMSEGEARGRVVRIDRDGKDATVLVDGLAAPNGISFDADYRGLWFSELTQNRVSYLLLDAEGSVASRHTALRIDGGVAQTDSIAVDADGNLYQGLHGRPAMAIYSKNGERLATVEVPARAAEGLESATNVAITPGGTRAYMTVSGPDGGYLYAFDAPAEGVRQSNGG, via the coding sequence ATGCGACGACTCCCGATCCGGCCTCTCGCCGGGCTCACCACGATCGGTGTGCTGGCCCTCGCGGGCTGCGGTACGCAGACGAGCGGGTCCACGTCGGACCCGGGTGGCCCCCGGGCGGACCGGACCATCCGCGCGCAGCAGGTCATGCGGCTGACGCAGGCGCACCAGGAGACCGGGATGACCTTGCTGGAGGGTCCGGTCTTCGACGAGGACGGCAGGCTGCTCGTCGTCGACGTCACCGCGCCGGCCGGCGCGCCGAAGGTGCTGCGCGTCGACGTCCGGAAGAAGACCTCGGAACCGGTGCACACCGACGATCGCGGCGCCTACACCTCGGCCCAGTTCAGCCCGTACGACGGACGGATCTACCTGACCGACTTCGCGCACGGCGACATCGTGAGCCTGGCCCCCGACGGCAGCGATCCGCGGACGTTCTTCTCCGGCGAGGTCGACGGCGCGCGGATGAACCCCGACGACCTCGCCTTCGACCAGGAGGGGAACCTGTACGTCAGCGACTCACGCGGCATGTCCGAAGGGGAGGCGAGAGGGCGCGTGGTGCGGATCGACCGCGACGGGAAGGACGCCACCGTGCTGGTCGACGGCCTCGCCGCTCCGAACGGGATCTCCTTCGACGCGGACTACCGTGGGCTGTGGTTCAGCGAGCTGACGCAGAACCGCGTCTCCTACCTCCTCCTGGACGCAGAGGGCTCGGTGGCCTCACGGCACACCGCCCTGCGGATCGACGGCGGTGTCGCGCAGACCGACTCGATCGCCGTGGATGCGGACGGCAACCTGTACCAGGGGCTGCACGGCCGGCCCGCGATGGCGATCTACAGCAAGAACGGCGAACGACTGGCGACCGTCGAGGTTCCGGCCCGCGCCGCCGAAGGGCTGGAGTCGGCGACCAACGTGGCCATCACTCCTGGCGGGACCCGGGCCTACATGACCGTCAGCGGACCGGACGGGGGCTACCTGTACGCCTTCGACGCGCCGGCCGAGGGGGTGCGGCAGTCCAACGGCGGCTGA
- a CDS encoding flavin-containing monooxygenase has product MERSQVLSDDALAELRERYRIERERRVRPDGVRQYLGTDAEFGYYAADPYAGETTEREPARDRVDVAVVGGGFGGILAGARLRRRGIEHIRVIEKGGDFGGTWYWNRYPGIHCDIDAHVYLPMLDETGYVPEWKYAPGEEIRRHAVRIAEKFDLYADALFSTAVTSLTWDDTSGAWIVTTDRGDEFRATYVITATGTLTEPKLPGIPGIETFKGHTFHTSRWDYGYTGGTPDGGLTGLADKRVGVVGTGATGVQVVPKLAEDAGHLYVFQRTPSSVDVRANRRTTARDVGADHHGWARERRDNFLRIVSGESVEEDLVADRWTSSAGLLEKLLPSFRRQGDRAAFEAAYEVADAVKMNEIRARVDALVTDPDTAEKLKPWYRYACKRPTFSDLYLQAFNRDNVTLVDTADTHGIERMTEHGVVVGDTEYRLDCLIFATGFSIGVSGIHSGRLPVHGRGGTRLQDTWAAQGPRTLHGFTSNGFPNLIQLGGVQSASSVNFTHVLDEHAVHAAELVAAAEAKGALIEPSREAEDAWLAVLAEDAPDHAWFHAECTPGYYNGEGRGRPNSPIAYPHGAFAFHRLLARWREESLEEILRPVRPVQ; this is encoded by the coding sequence ATGGAACGTTCACAGGTGCTCTCCGACGACGCGCTCGCCGAACTGCGGGAGCGTTACCGGATCGAACGGGAGCGACGTGTGCGCCCCGACGGCGTACGGCAGTACCTCGGCACCGACGCCGAGTTCGGCTACTACGCCGCCGACCCGTACGCGGGAGAGACCACCGAGCGCGAACCGGCGCGGGACCGGGTGGACGTCGCGGTCGTCGGCGGCGGATTCGGCGGCATCCTCGCAGGGGCTCGCCTGCGCCGGCGGGGCATCGAACACATCCGGGTCATCGAGAAGGGAGGCGACTTCGGGGGCACCTGGTACTGGAACCGCTATCCGGGCATCCACTGCGACATCGACGCGCACGTGTACCTGCCGATGCTCGACGAGACCGGCTATGTACCGGAGTGGAAGTACGCGCCCGGTGAGGAAATCCGCCGCCACGCGGTGCGGATCGCCGAGAAGTTCGACCTCTACGCGGACGCCCTGTTCTCCACCGCCGTGACCTCCCTGACCTGGGACGACACAAGCGGGGCGTGGATCGTGACGACCGACCGGGGCGACGAGTTCCGGGCCACGTACGTCATCACCGCCACCGGCACCCTGACCGAACCGAAACTGCCCGGCATCCCCGGCATCGAGACGTTCAAGGGCCACACCTTCCACACGTCACGCTGGGACTACGGCTACACCGGCGGCACCCCAGACGGTGGCCTGACCGGCCTCGCGGACAAGCGCGTCGGCGTCGTGGGAACCGGCGCCACCGGCGTCCAAGTCGTCCCGAAGCTCGCCGAGGACGCCGGACACCTCTACGTCTTCCAGCGCACCCCCTCGTCCGTGGACGTGCGCGCCAACCGCCGTACCACCGCCCGCGACGTCGGCGCCGACCATCACGGCTGGGCCCGCGAGCGCCGCGACAACTTCCTGCGCATCGTCTCCGGCGAGAGCGTCGAGGAAGACCTCGTGGCGGACCGGTGGACCTCGTCGGCCGGGCTGCTGGAGAAGCTCCTGCCGAGTTTCCGGCGGCAGGGCGACCGCGCGGCCTTCGAGGCGGCCTACGAGGTCGCGGACGCCGTCAAGATGAACGAGATCCGCGCCCGCGTCGACGCGCTCGTCACCGACCCGGACACCGCGGAAAAACTCAAGCCCTGGTACCGCTACGCGTGCAAGCGTCCCACCTTCTCCGACCTGTACCTCCAGGCGTTCAACCGGGACAACGTCACCCTCGTCGACACCGCCGACACCCACGGCATCGAGCGCATGACCGAGCACGGCGTCGTGGTCGGCGACACCGAGTACCGGCTCGACTGCCTGATCTTCGCCACCGGGTTCTCCATCGGGGTGTCCGGCATCCACTCGGGCCGACTGCCCGTACACGGCCGGGGCGGCACCCGGCTGCAGGACACGTGGGCCGCGCAAGGGCCGCGCACCCTGCACGGCTTCACCAGCAACGGCTTCCCCAACCTCATCCAGCTGGGCGGGGTGCAGAGCGCCTCCAGCGTCAACTTCACCCACGTCCTGGACGAACACGCCGTCCACGCCGCGGAGCTCGTCGCGGCCGCCGAGGCGAAGGGCGCCCTGATCGAACCGTCCCGCGAGGCCGAGGACGCCTGGCTCGCCGTCCTGGCCGAGGACGCTCCCGACCACGCGTGGTTCCACGCCGAGTGCACCCCCGGCTACTACAACGGCGAAGGACGCGGCCGACCGAATAGCCCCATCGCCTACCCCCACGGCGCGTTCGCCTTCCACCGGCTCCTCGCGCGGTGGCGCGAGGAGTCCCTGGAGGAGATCCTCCGGCCGGTGCGTCCGGTCCAGTAG